A genomic segment from Candidatus Zixiibacteriota bacterium encodes:
- a CDS encoding carbonic anhydrase has protein sequence MSTTVEQVLRANQSYKETFGSKRDLPMPPGRRFAVLTCMDARLDPAKFAGLAEGDAHVIRNAGGRASDDAIRSLVISYKLLGTREWFVVHHSDCGMETFTDDVISDLLSRSLETATISNGGWKDIGKGPGAPDGRFIKWLTISDQQTSVVEDVLRIRNHPLVPRSIAIYGYIFDVRTGGLIEVEAATEAGAERG, from the coding sequence ATGAGCACCACGGTCGAACAGGTCCTTCGAGCCAATCAGTCGTACAAAGAAACATTCGGGAGCAAGCGCGACCTGCCCATGCCCCCGGGACGGCGGTTTGCCGTTTTGACATGCATGGACGCGCGCTTGGATCCGGCCAAGTTTGCGGGATTGGCCGAGGGCGATGCGCATGTCATTCGCAACGCCGGCGGGCGCGCCAGCGACGACGCGATTCGGTCGCTGGTCATCTCTTACAAGCTGCTGGGAACGCGCGAGTGGTTTGTGGTTCACCATTCCGATTGCGGCATGGAGACATTCACCGACGATGTGATCTCCGATCTGCTCTCCAGAAGTCTGGAGACGGCCACGATCAGCAATGGCGGCTGGAAAGACATCGGTAAAGGGCCGGGTGCGCCGGACGGCCGCTTCATCAAATGGCTGACGATCTCCGATCAGCAGACGAGCGTGGTCGAGGATGTGCTGCGCATCCGCAATCACCCGCTCGTGCCCAGGTCGATCGCAATCTATGGGTACATCTTTGACGTCCGGACCGGCGGATTGATCGAGGTCGAGGCGGCGACAGAGGCGGGCGCCGAGCGCGGATAG
- a CDS encoding fused MFS/spermidine synthase, producing the protein MSFYVYLAVIVSGASVLAVEILGTKVIAPFYGASLYLWSALISVTLAALSVGYAIGGRWADRGPNLRRFAAVIGLAGVWIALIPWMRMPVLAATESVGLRMAVLITATALFFPPLVLLGMVSPYAIRLKAASLDVVGTTAGNLYAISTVASVVAAIATGFFLIPNMGVSRLLLLIGLALVVTSAIGMALRSGAKAIVVAALVFGGGAVVIVRASPSVTVNPEWGLLDVRQTHYAEIRVVERDDTRYMLIDGGTHTIVDPRTWESRFPYVKVLDLAQWMFAEPGEMLLVGLGGGSVVKSFHRGGWRIDAVEIDRGVVETAYAHFGLKSDEARVFVMDARQYLITHDGAYNLIVMDAFGSSSIPFHLVTEEAFALVKSRLSADGVLAMNVEAVGWDDVIVRSLSATAQRRFAHVTVLPIAEPPDQIGNLILLASDRSIVLRDEPPIPMDRFSADYDRAHAWDNRFEVDTIGVQVLTDELNPIDVWAERVNLVARRQLHTVFSERGLAW; encoded by the coding sequence ATGAGCTTCTATGTTTACCTCGCGGTGATCGTCAGCGGCGCATCGGTTCTGGCTGTTGAGATTCTGGGGACGAAAGTCATCGCGCCGTTTTACGGAGCCAGTCTCTACCTCTGGTCGGCGTTGATCTCAGTCACGCTCGCGGCGCTCAGCGTCGGGTACGCGATCGGCGGACGGTGGGCCGACCGTGGTCCGAATCTGCGGCGATTCGCCGCTGTCATCGGTCTGGCCGGCGTGTGGATCGCGTTGATCCCGTGGATGCGGATGCCGGTATTGGCCGCAACGGAGAGCGTCGGTCTGCGCATGGCGGTGCTCATCACCGCCACCGCCCTGTTCTTCCCGCCATTGGTGTTGTTGGGGATGGTCAGTCCGTATGCCATCCGATTGAAGGCCGCCAGTCTGGATGTCGTCGGAACGACGGCCGGTAATCTCTATGCGATCTCTACCGTCGCCAGCGTGGTTGCGGCGATCGCGACCGGGTTTTTCCTGATCCCCAACATGGGCGTATCGCGTCTTCTCTTGTTGATCGGCCTGGCGCTGGTCGTCACGTCGGCCATCGGCATGGCATTGCGCAGCGGCGCGAAGGCAATTGTCGTCGCGGCACTTGTCTTTGGCGGCGGCGCCGTCGTCATCGTTCGCGCATCGCCATCGGTCACTGTTAACCCGGAATGGGGATTGCTTGATGTCAGGCAGACTCATTACGCTGAAATCCGAGTTGTCGAACGCGATGATACGCGCTACATGCTGATCGACGGGGGGACACACACGATCGTCGATCCACGCACATGGGAATCGCGCTTTCCCTACGTAAAGGTGCTCGACCTCGCCCAGTGGATGTTCGCAGAGCCCGGAGAGATGCTCCTGGTCGGACTGGGTGGCGGGTCCGTCGTCAAGTCATTCCATCGTGGGGGTTGGCGAATCGATGCGGTCGAAATCGATCGTGGCGTGGTCGAAACCGCTTACGCGCACTTTGGTTTGAAATCGGACGAGGCGCGCGTCTTTGTGATGGACGCGCGGCAATACCTGATCACGCACGATGGCGCGTACAATCTGATTGTGATGGATGCCTTCGGCAGCAGCTCGATCCCATTCCACCTGGTCACGGAGGAGGCATTCGCGCTGGTCAAGTCGCGCCTGTCGGCCGACGGTGTCCTGGCGATGAATGTTGAAGCGGTGGGCTGGGACGATGTCATCGTTCGTTCTTTGTCCGCCACAGCGCAGCGCCGCTTCGCGCATGTCACCGTCCTGCCGATCGCCGAGCCACCGGACCAGATCGGGAATCTGATCTTACTGGCATCGGACAGGTCTATCGTATTGAGGGATGAGCCGCCGATTCCCATGGATCGGTTTTCCGCGGACTACGATCGCGCGCACGCCTGGGACAACCGTTTTGAGGTGGATACGATCGGAGTGCAAGTGTTGACCGATGAGTTAAACCCGATCGATGTATGGGCGGAGCGGGTGAATCTCGTGGCGCGACGCCAGTTGCACACGGTCTTCAGCGAACGCGGACTCGCGTGGTAA